From a region of the Nitrospiraceae bacterium genome:
- a CDS encoding DUF1722 domain-containing protein, with protein MPDAALNHPATSVLPLRLGVSHCLLGEEVRYDGGHKRDQFLVDVLGRYVEWVPVCPEVEAGLGTPREAMRLVQQGREQRLVTIRGNRDCTEPLKEVTDRRLRDLEALDLCGYVFKKDSPSCGIERVRIFNQHGMPSRNGVGLFAAAFMKRFPLVPVEEEGRLCDPVLRENFIERVFCYHRWRMLGLSAPTRRGVVQFHTAHKYLLLAHSREHYQVLGRLVAQVHRYRPPDLMARYGGLFMEALAVKATPRKHVNVLQHLVGHLKDRLSPRERVELDGVILDYHRGLVPLIVPVVLIKHYVALYEIAYIQDQVYLSPHPKELMLRNHV; from the coding sequence ATGCCTGACGCGGCTCTGAACCATCCGGCGACCTCCGTGCTTCCCCTGCGTTTGGGGGTGAGTCATTGTCTCCTGGGTGAGGAGGTCCGCTACGACGGCGGCCACAAGCGCGATCAGTTTTTGGTCGATGTGTTGGGGCGCTATGTGGAATGGGTGCCGGTCTGCCCTGAGGTGGAGGCGGGCCTTGGCACACCGCGCGAAGCCATGCGGCTGGTCCAGCAAGGGCGCGAACAGAGGTTGGTCACGATCCGGGGCAATCGCGACTGCACGGAACCGCTCAAGGAGGTGACCGACCGGCGGTTGCGCGATCTGGAGGCGTTAGACCTGTGCGGCTATGTGTTCAAGAAGGATTCGCCCAGTTGCGGCATCGAGCGCGTACGAATCTTCAATCAGCACGGCATGCCCAGCCGCAATGGCGTCGGGCTCTTTGCCGCCGCCTTCATGAAGCGGTTTCCGTTGGTGCCGGTCGAGGAGGAAGGCCGCCTGTGCGATCCGGTCCTGCGGGAGAATTTTATCGAGCGGGTCTTTTGCTATCACCGGTGGCGGATGCTTGGTTTGAGTGCGCCTACGAGACGGGGCGTAGTGCAGTTCCACACGGCCCACAAGTACCTCCTGCTCGCGCATAGCCGCGAGCATTACCAGGTGTTGGGCCGGTTGGTGGCACAGGTGCATCGCTATCGCCCACCCGATCTGATGGCGCGTTACGGTGGGCTGTTCATGGAAGCGCTGGCCGTCAAGGCGACGCCGCGCAAACACGTGAACGTCCTGCAGCATTTGGTGGGGCATTTGAAAGACCGGTTGTCTCCTCGGGAACGGGTGGAACTCGACGGGGTCATCCTGGACTACCATCGGGGACTGGTGCCGTTGATCGTGCCGGTGGTGCTGATCAAGCACTACGTGGCCTTATATGAGATTGCCTACATTCAGGACCAGGTATATTTGAGCCCGCATCCGAAGGAATTGATGTTGCGGAACCATGTGTGA
- a CDS encoding SUMF1/EgtB/PvdO family nonheme iron enzyme produces MKLGWITAIIGAAMVVPGLADAGPPDDSLIPRDMVFIAQGASVMGLDKETPPDSSRRLTAYEKRMKTPWSAEVLNDESPAHMVMLDSYLIDKYEVSNRDYSEFIKSTGHPAPACWDDPRLNQPDQPVVGVNWYEAKTYCEYRGKRLPTEAEWENAARGPHGHLYPWGNEFHPDKVNFGKNREATAPVNTYPEGISYYGAYNMAGNVFEWVSDWYDPRYYSWLETSVNPTGQAQPLWIGGTGTYVDRLTVGEKRVIRGGSWIAPEGTVRSTHRFWNHPLNNSYGVGLGFRCAKGAPQELDRHGARAISGCRTGGAPRAHDRPEEPRIAGASPADRASDRQALRPVAGA; encoded by the coding sequence ATGAAGTTGGGATGGATCACCGCAATCATTGGTGCCGCTATGGTTGTACCGGGGCTTGCCGATGCGGGCCCGCCGGACGACTCCCTGATCCCGCGGGACATGGTGTTCATCGCACAGGGAGCCTCGGTGATGGGGCTTGATAAGGAAACGCCGCCCGACTCGAGCAGGAGACTGACGGCCTACGAGAAGCGCATGAAGACCCCCTGGTCGGCCGAGGTTCTAAACGATGAGAGCCCGGCTCATATGGTGATGTTGGATTCCTACCTCATCGATAAGTACGAGGTTTCGAACCGGGATTACTCCGAATTCATCAAGTCGACCGGGCATCCGGCTCCTGCGTGCTGGGATGACCCGCGGCTGAATCAGCCGGATCAGCCCGTGGTTGGTGTGAATTGGTATGAGGCGAAGACCTACTGTGAATATCGAGGTAAGCGGCTACCGACCGAGGCCGAATGGGAAAATGCCGCACGCGGACCTCACGGCCATCTGTATCCGTGGGGAAACGAGTTTCATCCAGACAAGGTCAACTTCGGCAAGAATCGTGAGGCTACGGCACCGGTGAACACCTACCCCGAGGGGATCAGTTACTACGGCGCCTATAACATGGCCGGGAATGTGTTCGAATGGGTCTCCGACTGGTATGACCCGCGGTACTACAGTTGGCTGGAAACGAGCGTGAATCCTACCGGCCAGGCCCAACCTCTCTGGATCGGTGGAACCGGCACCTATGTGGATCGGTTGACGGTCGGAGAAAAGCGGGTCATCCGAGGTGGGTCTTGGATTGCTCCGGAAGGCACGGTTCGCAGCACCCATCGGTTTTGGAATCATCCGCTGAACAACAGCTACGGGGTCGGTTTGGGATTTCGGTGCGCAAAGGGAGCGCCGCAGGAACTTGATCGCCATGGGGCGCGAGCAATTTCCGGCTGCAGAACAGGCGGTGCTCCGCGGGCTCACGATCGACCCGAAGAACCTCGAATTGCTGGAGCTTCGCCAGCTGATCGAGCGAGCGATCGTCAAGCATTAAGGCCTGTCGCTGGGGCGTGA
- a CDS encoding DUF4149 domain-containing protein: MDALTNYLQQLAIAVLVGKVTLLSFVVAPVLAKTLDRESFAAVVRALFPAYYLLGMGAAVLGLLSLAGIGLLHGINWPLVLTGLLWLLIFAAESYCRSPLTPLSNEMRDRLKEQERQGTVDPELRRTWDRLHRWSVWLNSTVLLAGLLLLGLVGRSFS; the protein is encoded by the coding sequence ATGGATGCACTCACGAACTACCTCCAGCAGCTCGCCATCGCAGTTCTAGTGGGCAAGGTGACGCTCCTGTCGTTCGTGGTCGCGCCGGTGCTGGCTAAGACGCTGGATCGGGAGTCGTTTGCGGCGGTGGTCCGCGCCCTCTTTCCTGCCTACTACCTACTGGGCATGGGAGCGGCGGTGTTGGGGCTGCTGTCTCTTGCAGGCATCGGTTTGCTGCATGGGATCAATTGGCCGCTGGTGCTGACGGGCTTGCTCTGGTTGTTGATCTTCGCGGCCGAGTCCTACTGCCGGTCCCCTTTGACGCCCCTCAGCAATGAGATGCGCGATCGGTTGAAGGAACAGGAACGGCAGGGCACGGTCGATCCGGAGCTTCGGCGCACATGGGATCGGTTGCATCGGTGGTCGGTGTGGTTGAACTCAACGGTCCTGCTCGCAGGGCTGTTGTTGTTGGGACTTGTCGGTCGTTCATTTTCATGA
- a CDS encoding CbiX/SirB N-terminal domain-containing protein: MAMASSVKGVVLVGHGGIPKDCPQDLVTKLKRLESQRRRAGLPPGAEELELDAKIRQWPRTSETDPYQTGLEKVAIELRRSLNGTLFGIAYNEFCAPTLEDAVEDLIRQGATQVTVITTMFTPGGSHSEIEIPEILDQLRPKHPGIDLRYAWPFDLQTVARTLADQLQRFA; this comes from the coding sequence ATGGCGATGGCAAGTTCGGTCAAAGGCGTGGTGTTGGTGGGGCATGGAGGGATTCCAAAAGATTGCCCACAAGACTTGGTGACAAAGTTGAAGCGTCTCGAGTCGCAGCGTCGGAGGGCCGGGCTGCCCCCCGGCGCCGAGGAATTGGAATTGGATGCAAAGATTCGGCAGTGGCCGCGGACCTCGGAAACCGATCCCTACCAAACCGGCCTCGAGAAGGTGGCAATCGAGCTCCGTCGTTCATTGAACGGCACGCTGTTCGGCATTGCCTACAATGAGTTCTGCGCGCCGACGCTGGAGGATGCGGTGGAGGACTTGATTCGCCAAGGCGCGACACAAGTGACGGTCATTACCACGATGTTTACGCCGGGCGGGTCCCATTCGGAGATCGAAATTCCCGAGATCTTGGATCAGCTCAGGCCGAAACATCCAGGGATCGACCTCCGCTATGCCTGGCCGTTCGATTTGCAGACGGTCGCCCGCACGCTGGCCGATCAGCTCCAGCGGTTTGCCTAA
- a CDS encoding deoxyribodipyrimidine photo-lyase yields the protein MKGLVWLRRDLRVRDQAALSAACAECSEVVPLFVFDEPLLESRAFGSACVNFMLGCLDGLRQSLAERGLSLIWRRGEQVEEVVRVARDFDVDTIYWNRDYEPAAIARDQAVEQRLTQDGRTVRTFKDHVVFEANEVRGLSGDPFQRYSAYRERWWSTWRSQRPSVLPAPKRNENLSGRPPTWEPPLPTAEALGYETLRPWIEPGERAALARLQRFLKGPVHRYVEGRNRPAVDGSSALSPHFRFGTLSVRTAVHAALDTLTAGGRVSRADVMTWIDELVWREFFQQVLAAFPHVADGPFKRKHGLPEPRPAGSERDRLWRAWTEGRTGYPIVDAGMRQLKQTGWMHNRVRMIVASFLIKDLRLDWRDGERYFMQQLLDADLAANNGNWQWCASTGTDSMPGYRIFNPALQGKKFDPDGGYVRHFVPELSQVPEKWIHEPHLMPPLEQAAASCRIGVGYPDPIVDHGQARQEYLDLAKATTSHA from the coding sequence ATGAAGGGGTTGGTCTGGTTGCGGCGGGATCTGCGCGTGCGGGACCAGGCGGCGTTGTCGGCGGCCTGTGCGGAGTGCTCGGAGGTCGTGCCGCTGTTCGTGTTCGATGAGCCGCTGCTGGAATCCCGCGCGTTCGGGTCTGCCTGCGTGAATTTCATGTTGGGCTGTCTGGACGGGCTTCGACAATCGCTGGCCGAACGGGGCCTCTCACTGATCTGGCGCCGCGGCGAGCAAGTCGAGGAGGTCGTCCGTGTAGCGAGGGATTTCGACGTCGACACGATCTACTGGAACCGCGACTACGAACCAGCGGCGATCGCCCGCGACCAGGCGGTGGAACAGCGGCTGACTCAGGATGGGCGTACGGTGCGGACGTTCAAGGACCACGTTGTGTTCGAGGCCAACGAGGTGCGAGGCCTGTCCGGAGATCCGTTTCAGCGCTACAGCGCCTACCGCGAGCGCTGGTGGTCCACGTGGCGAAGCCAGAGGCCTTCCGTCCTGCCTGCTCCCAAACGCAACGAGAACTTGTCGGGCAGGCCGCCTACTTGGGAGCCGCCGTTGCCTACGGCGGAGGCATTGGGGTACGAGACGCTACGGCCCTGGATTGAACCGGGAGAACGGGCGGCCCTCGCGCGATTGCAGCGGTTTCTGAAAGGTCCGGTCCATCGCTACGTCGAAGGAAGAAACCGACCGGCGGTCGACGGCTCCTCCGCACTGTCGCCACACTTCCGCTTTGGGACGCTCTCGGTCCGCACGGCCGTGCATGCCGCGCTCGATACGTTGACTGCCGGAGGCCGGGTGTCGCGTGCGGATGTGATGACGTGGATCGACGAACTGGTCTGGCGGGAATTCTTCCAGCAAGTCCTGGCGGCGTTTCCGCACGTCGCCGACGGCCCCTTCAAACGGAAGCACGGGTTGCCGGAGCCTCGGCCTGCGGGGTCGGAACGGGACCGGCTCTGGCGGGCCTGGACCGAAGGGCGCACAGGTTATCCAATCGTGGACGCCGGCATGAGGCAACTCAAGCAAACGGGATGGATGCACAACCGGGTCCGCATGATCGTCGCGTCATTCCTCATCAAGGATCTGCGATTGGATTGGCGGGACGGCGAACGGTATTTCATGCAACAACTGCTGGATGCCGACCTGGCCGCTAACAACGGCAACTGGCAGTGGTGCGCGTCCACCGGCACCGACTCGATGCCGGGATATCGGATCTTCAACCCAGCCCTGCAGGGAAAGAAGTTCGATCCGGACGGGGGCTACGTGCGGCACTTTGTTCCTGAACTCAGCCAGGTGCCGGAGAAATGGATTCATGAGCCCCACCTCATGCCTCCCTTGGAGCAGGCGGCCGCTTCCTGCCGGATCGGGGTAGGCTATCCCGATCCGATCGTCGATCATGGACAGGCTAGACAGGAGTATCTCGACCTCGCGAAAGCGACGACATCCCATGCCTGA
- a CDS encoding SUMF1/EgtB/PvdO family nonheme iron enzyme: MANTVSAKEADPVTMVTIAAGEFLMGNPEGKGREDERPQRSVYLDAYAIDQVEVTNERYMAFVRTNGHRNPPNPYGTGPLLSEKGIEQLPVVQVTWYDAQAYCAWAKKRLPTEAEWEKAARGTDGRKYPWGNEAPSEKSANFDREWNGDKTMHPVGALPGGDSPYGVKDLSGNAREWVQDWYDPEYYGHAPAKNPRGPDKGVVRVIRGGSWHSPVADITTSARGRGGFALQTHGTGFRCARSLEVTDQSPAGGVTAH, from the coding sequence ATGGCCAATACCGTCTCGGCGAAGGAGGCAGATCCGGTGACGATGGTAACGATCGCGGCGGGAGAATTTCTCATGGGGAATCCGGAAGGCAAAGGTCGCGAAGATGAGCGGCCGCAGCGATCCGTCTATCTCGACGCCTACGCCATCGATCAGGTCGAAGTGACCAACGAGCGTTATATGGCGTTCGTCAGGACCAACGGTCATCGCAATCCGCCGAACCCCTACGGTACGGGGCCGCTCCTCTCGGAGAAGGGCATCGAGCAACTTCCGGTTGTGCAAGTGACTTGGTACGACGCCCAAGCCTACTGCGCGTGGGCGAAGAAGCGGTTGCCGACCGAAGCGGAATGGGAAAAGGCCGCGCGCGGCACAGACGGCCGGAAATATCCCTGGGGGAACGAGGCACCCAGTGAGAAGTCGGCCAACTTCGATCGCGAATGGAACGGCGACAAGACCATGCATCCAGTCGGTGCGTTACCGGGGGGCGATTCCCCGTACGGCGTCAAAGATCTGTCAGGGAACGCCCGTGAATGGGTTCAGGATTGGTATGACCCGGAGTACTACGGCCATGCACCGGCGAAAAACCCTCGCGGCCCGGACAAGGGCGTGGTGCGGGTCATCCGAGGCGGATCGTGGCATAGCCCAGTGGCGGACATCACGACGAGTGCCCGCGGTCGAGGGGGGTTTGCCCTGCAGACGCACGGCACGGGCTTTCGATGTGCCCGTTCACTCGAAGTGACCGACCAATCGCCAGCCGGGGGTGTGACCGCTCACTGA
- a CDS encoding response regulator, whose product MQQPLRLLHLEDNPQDAELILSTLNEAGIRCLSKRVETRDAFLKAIRQGDIDLIMADYSVPGFDGAAALSLARKLCPDVPFLFVSGTILEEFAIDMMQRGATDYIFKQRLGRLVPSVQRTLRELDERLERKRAEEALRLSEKQFRQAQKMEAVGRLAGGLAHDFNNLLTVIMGHSQVLLADLNPEDPIRPKIEEMQKAGERAVGLIRQLLAFSRKQALEPKVLSMNAVVGNLENMLRRLIGEDIQLVIRSDANNGHVKADQSQLEQVVMNLVVNARDAMPNGGLLAIETSQTELTKTPMHHLQPLPSGPYVKLTVTDTGCGMDSNTLSHIFEPFFTTKGEHKGSGLGLSTVFGIVTKSGGGIDVWSQVGHGTTFEIYLPRINPASLQVPLPDQPLHARRGIERILLVEDEPSVRDLVRDELAKAGYQVIEATNGVEACLVATQQSGPIDLLLTDVVMPGMNGRELAQHLYVIKPNLRVLFMSGYLDDICLSAGLDAHRTAFLQKPFTPDVLVHTVRDLLDRPAHGVGGTKRPAA is encoded by the coding sequence ATGCAACAGCCGCTGCGCCTCCTTCACCTGGAGGACAATCCCCAGGATGCCGAGCTGATTCTGTCGACGCTCAATGAAGCGGGCATCCGCTGTCTCTCCAAACGGGTCGAGACACGGGACGCCTTTCTCAAGGCCATCCGGCAAGGCGACATCGACCTCATCATGGCCGATTATTCGGTGCCGGGTTTCGACGGGGCTGCCGCGCTCTCCCTGGCGCGCAAGCTCTGCCCCGATGTGCCGTTCCTCTTCGTCTCCGGCACGATCCTCGAAGAGTTCGCCATCGATATGATGCAGCGTGGCGCGACCGACTACATTTTCAAGCAACGGTTGGGCCGTCTCGTACCGTCCGTGCAACGGACGCTCCGCGAGCTGGATGAACGCCTCGAACGCAAGCGCGCGGAAGAGGCCCTCCGTCTCAGCGAAAAGCAGTTCCGTCAAGCCCAGAAGATGGAAGCCGTCGGCCGTCTGGCCGGAGGACTGGCGCACGATTTCAACAACCTTCTGACGGTCATCATGGGGCACAGCCAAGTGCTGCTGGCAGACCTCAACCCTGAGGACCCCATCCGCCCGAAGATCGAAGAGATGCAGAAAGCAGGGGAACGGGCAGTCGGCCTGATTCGCCAGCTCCTGGCCTTCAGCCGCAAGCAGGCGCTGGAGCCAAAAGTGTTGTCGATGAATGCGGTCGTCGGCAATCTCGAGAACATGCTCCGCCGCCTGATCGGCGAGGACATCCAGTTGGTCATCAGATCCGATGCCAACAACGGACACGTCAAGGCCGACCAAAGCCAACTCGAGCAGGTTGTGATGAACTTGGTGGTGAATGCGCGGGATGCCATGCCCAACGGCGGCCTCCTCGCCATCGAAACATCGCAGACCGAATTGACCAAAACTCCCATGCACCACCTGCAGCCGCTGCCATCGGGGCCGTACGTCAAATTGACCGTGACGGATACGGGTTGCGGCATGGACTCGAACACGCTTTCGCACATCTTCGAGCCCTTCTTCACCACCAAGGGCGAACACAAGGGAAGCGGGCTGGGGCTTTCGACGGTGTTCGGCATCGTCACCAAGAGCGGAGGAGGCATCGACGTGTGGAGTCAAGTCGGCCACGGCACCACCTTCGAGATCTACTTGCCGCGGATCAACCCTGCGTCGCTCCAAGTGCCGCTCCCCGACCAACCGTTGCACGCTCGTAGGGGAATCGAACGGATTCTGTTGGTCGAAGATGAACCCAGTGTGCGCGACCTCGTCAGGGACGAGTTGGCAAAGGCCGGTTACCAGGTGATCGAGGCAACCAACGGCGTCGAGGCCTGTTTGGTTGCGACTCAGCAGAGCGGCCCGATCGACCTACTGCTGACGGACGTGGTCATGCCGGGGATGAATGGCCGGGAGCTGGCCCAGCACCTCTATGTGATCAAGCCCAACCTCCGCGTGCTGTTTATGTCCGGCTATTTGGACGATATCTGCCTCAGCGCCGGTCTGGACGCACACCGCACGGCCTTTCTCCAGAAGCCCTTCACGCCGGACGTGCTCGTCCATACGGTTCGCGACTTGCTCGATCGACCGGCTCACGGGGTCGGGGGCACCAAGAGGCCCGCCGCGTAG
- a CDS encoding rhodanese-like domain-containing protein → MIFRIAAATLLALSIFAINDVVPTSAYHSYALSVQQLRSGLMKASSTGSKGFVLVDVRSPEEHASGMIPGTDLNIDFREIKARHRELGVKLDDHIVVYCQSGHRSNIAAETLADLGYSHVYNVVGSMNAWTEAGFPVAPPGR, encoded by the coding sequence ATGATCTTTCGGATTGCGGCCGCAACGCTGTTGGCCCTTTCGATCTTCGCGATCAACGACGTCGTTCCCACGTCCGCCTACCATTCGTACGCCCTGTCAGTCCAGCAACTGCGGTCGGGGCTGATGAAGGCCTCCTCGACCGGCTCGAAGGGATTCGTGCTCGTCGATGTTCGTTCGCCGGAAGAGCATGCTTCCGGGATGATTCCGGGGACGGACTTGAACATCGATTTTCGGGAAATCAAGGCGCGCCACCGCGAACTCGGCGTCAAATTGGATGACCATATCGTGGTCTATTGCCAGTCCGGCCACCGGAGCAACATCGCGGCTGAAACGTTGGCCGACCTAGGCTACTCGCACGTCTACAATGTCGTGGGCAGCATGAATGCGTGGACGGAAGCGGGCTTCCCTGTTGCGCCTCCGGGGCGGTAG
- a CDS encoding TIGR01777 family oxidoreductase yields the protein MKIIVAGGTGFLGRALVTALSRQGHEVLVLSRRPDSSGASFSSSVHTIGWDASWPGPWTESFSSVDAVINLAGEPIANGRWTRTRKETIRSSRICATRGIVDALRVHSTKPCTLVNASGIGYYGPSQGEIVQETAEPGSGFLADLCVEWEREACRAEALGVRVVRLRIGMVLEKDGGALPRMMVPFKLFVGGPMLPGDQWISWIHRADLIRLIEWVLVTPSVAGAVNAVAPDPVPMSRFCSVLGEVLHRPSWLPVPEWALKTGLGELGSLMTTGQRVMPTVALEGGFQFRFPTVESALRAVLKGEQHGAVAR from the coding sequence ATGAAGATTATCGTAGCGGGGGGAACGGGATTTCTCGGACGGGCGCTTGTGACCGCCTTGAGCCGGCAGGGGCATGAGGTCCTGGTGTTGAGTCGCCGTCCGGACTCAAGCGGTGCTTCCTTCTCGTCCTCCGTGCACACCATCGGGTGGGACGCTTCATGGCCGGGCCCGTGGACCGAATCGTTTTCCTCGGTTGACGCCGTCATCAATTTGGCCGGCGAGCCGATTGCCAACGGCCGATGGACTCGAACCAGAAAAGAGACGATCCGGTCGAGTCGGATCTGCGCGACGCGCGGCATTGTCGACGCGCTCCGCGTGCATTCGACGAAACCCTGTACGCTGGTCAATGCTTCCGGCATCGGGTACTACGGCCCCAGCCAGGGGGAGATCGTCCAGGAGACGGCCGAACCAGGCAGCGGCTTTCTGGCCGACCTCTGCGTGGAATGGGAGCGTGAGGCCTGCCGCGCCGAAGCGCTTGGGGTGAGAGTCGTGCGACTGCGGATCGGTATGGTGCTGGAGAAAGACGGCGGGGCATTGCCTCGCATGATGGTCCCGTTCAAATTATTTGTCGGAGGGCCGATGTTGCCGGGTGACCAGTGGATCTCCTGGATCCATCGGGCGGACCTGATCCGATTGATCGAGTGGGTTTTGGTGACACCATCGGTGGCCGGAGCCGTCAATGCGGTCGCACCGGATCCCGTACCGATGAGCCGCTTCTGCTCGGTGTTGGGAGAGGTTCTCCATCGGCCGTCTTGGCTGCCGGTGCCTGAGTGGGCTTTGAAGACCGGGCTCGGCGAACTCGGCTCGTTAATGACGACGGGGCAGCGTGTCATGCCGACCGTCGCGTTGGAAGGCGGATTTCAATTTCGCTTTCCGACGGTGGAGTCGGCCCTCCGCGCGGTTTTGAAGGGTGAGCAGCATGGGGCAGTAGCCCGCTGA
- the pyrE gene encoding orotate phosphoribosyltransferase, which produces MLKDELVRAFEHTQAFKWDPTGGFKLASGIMSPFYVDCRTLMAHPSARLLVARLAHEITGDLQIDCLGGLEIGAISIATSISDFAYSAAPRREWRTFFVRKQPKDHGLGRLVEGVVQAGDRALIVDDVLTSGGSVLKAIRAAREAGLRVDDALVIVDRKEQDGRARIEQEKVKVRSLLTIDDLMKGRK; this is translated from the coding sequence ATGTTAAAAGACGAGTTAGTCCGCGCTTTCGAGCACACGCAGGCCTTCAAGTGGGATCCCACGGGCGGATTCAAATTGGCGTCAGGCATCATGAGCCCGTTTTACGTCGATTGCCGGACGTTGATGGCCCATCCCTCTGCCCGCCTGTTGGTCGCACGGTTGGCGCATGAGATCACGGGGGATTTGCAGATCGATTGCTTGGGCGGATTGGAGATTGGAGCGATTTCGATCGCGACCAGTATTTCCGATTTCGCCTATTCTGCCGCGCCACGCCGGGAATGGCGGACTTTCTTCGTTCGGAAGCAGCCCAAGGACCATGGATTGGGTCGATTGGTCGAAGGGGTGGTGCAGGCGGGAGATCGGGCCTTGATCGTCGACGACGTGTTGACCAGCGGAGGTTCGGTCCTCAAAGCCATCAGAGCCGCGCGCGAGGCGGGTCTGCGGGTCGATGATGCGTTGGTGATCGTGGATCGGAAGGAACAAGATGGCCGTGCGCGGATCGAGCAGGAAAAGGTCAAGGTGCGAAGTCTGCTCACGATCGACGATCTGATGAAGGGACGGAAGTAG
- a CDS encoding PDZ domain-containing protein, with protein MSMKKSLAMFTVLGVLSTMSGLAGGSIGTAQAHESGPAARPSADEPQMPKGVIGVSLHVGAERIGDPAILYVAMVHPQGPAQQAGLQHGDEVTAVDGTPVAGKTYEQVILMVRGEPGKPVTLSVKGDKGARDLTVTRVAGETLSKGPMDSHGGPAR; from the coding sequence ATGAGCATGAAGAAATCGTTGGCCATGTTCACGGTGCTGGGGGTGTTGAGTACGATGTCGGGCCTTGCGGGCGGTTCCATCGGTACCGCCCAAGCACATGAAAGCGGCCCTGCCGCCCGACCCTCCGCGGACGAACCGCAGATGCCCAAGGGGGTGATCGGCGTGTCGTTGCATGTGGGGGCTGAGCGTATCGGGGATCCCGCGATTCTCTACGTGGCGATGGTCCATCCGCAGGGGCCGGCGCAGCAGGCGGGACTGCAACATGGGGATGAGGTGACGGCGGTGGACGGGACGCCGGTTGCCGGAAAAACTTACGAGCAGGTGATCTTGATGGTGCGGGGAGAGCCGGGAAAACCCGTGACGCTGTCCGTGAAGGGAGACAAGGGTGCTCGCGATCTCACCGTCACGCGCGTGGCGGGAGAGACCTTGAGCAAGGGTCCGATGGATTCCCACGGCGGTCCCGCCCGCTAG
- a CDS encoding phosphodiester glycosidase family protein, with translation MKPHRLSRSINAGDRLPRFLAALVLGWMMAGPASSFGAPPEMAWEGLTSGLSVSIWNPAEACPDVPTLLMLRIDPERFRFAIHHYHHEGLAAPPTIQEWQRRTDAYVVFNAGLFREDYSYLGLLYKDGHALGGKRHHSWQGLFVAEPTDSTLRKARVLDLAFDPFAEDNPPYREAAQSLMLLDRTGKLRVKDSGKRSYQTVVGESGEGAIVVIKTVDTVSLHQLAECLRNRFPAIRQAMAMDGGASSDVVASSDLLHAVRESPQQLEWRSLLTGMNRVHIGLPAVIAISPRTAGRPLQAGAAR, from the coding sequence GTGAAACCCCATCGCCTCTCACGCTCCATCAATGCCGGCGACAGGTTGCCGAGATTCCTGGCGGCCCTCGTCTTGGGATGGATGATGGCAGGTCCCGCGTCCTCATTCGGCGCCCCGCCGGAGATGGCGTGGGAAGGACTGACGTCTGGCCTGTCCGTCTCGATCTGGAACCCCGCCGAGGCCTGTCCTGACGTGCCGACCTTGCTGATGCTTCGCATCGACCCGGAGCGGTTTCGTTTTGCAATCCACCACTATCACCACGAAGGACTAGCCGCGCCGCCGACGATCCAGGAGTGGCAACGGCGCACCGACGCCTACGTGGTATTTAACGCGGGGTTGTTTCGGGAGGACTATTCCTATTTGGGGTTGCTGTACAAGGATGGGCATGCGCTCGGAGGGAAGCGGCACCATTCATGGCAGGGGCTCTTCGTTGCCGAACCGACCGATTCGACGCTCCGTAAGGCCCGGGTGCTGGATCTCGCATTCGATCCCTTTGCGGAAGACAACCCGCCGTACCGGGAAGCAGCGCAATCCCTGATGCTCCTCGATCGGACGGGGAAACTGCGCGTCAAGGACAGCGGGAAGCGCTCGTATCAAACCGTGGTGGGAGAAAGCGGGGAGGGCGCAATCGTCGTGATCAAGACGGTCGACACCGTCTCGCTGCACCAGCTCGCCGAGTGCCTGAGGAATCGATTTCCCGCCATCCGGCAGGCGATGGCGATGGATGGCGGGGCTTCATCGGACGTCGTCGCGAGCTCCGACCTCCTGCATGCCGTCAGGGAATCGCCCCAGCAACTGGAGTGGCGTTCCTTGCTCACCGGGATGAACCGCGTCCATATCGGGCTGCCCGCGGTCATCGCCATCAGTCCGAGAACGGCCGGCCGCCCTCTTCAAGCCGGCGCCGCCCGCTGA